Genomic segment of Meleagris gallopavo isolate NT-WF06-2002-E0010 breed Aviagen turkey brand Nicholas breeding stock unplaced genomic scaffold, Turkey_5.1 ChrUn_random_7180001869824, whole genome shotgun sequence:
TTTCAGGCAACCAGGGGCGTCTCTGGAGTGGCAGAGATGGGAGATTGTCACGGTGCACGGCAGGAGACATCCAATGGGGATGGGGGGGAGTCCTGGGCGAATTTTAGGGGGGGGGTCCGTCAAAGATCCTGGTGGGAGGGGGAAAGAGGGGCAACCCTCACCAGAACCGATGAAGAAACAGGTCTTGTGCATGCGGCCGATGAAGAGCTCGAGGCCGATGATGGCGTAGATGATGATGACGAAAAGCACCAGCAGGGCGATGTGCAGCAGCGGCAC
This window contains:
- the LOC104916111 gene encoding voltage-dependent L-type calcium channel subunit alpha-1D-like — protein: MSGKPGGFDVKALRAFRVLRPLRLVSGVPSLHIVLNSIMKAMVPLLHIALLVLFVIIIYAIIGLELFIGRMHKTCFFIGSGEGCPSFPLPPGSLTDPPPKIRPGLPPIPIG